The genomic region GCCTTGCAGACCCGGCTCCGGGAGCGGGTGAGTCGCAGCGCACTTTTTCGAACATCCCCATTTACGCGCCTTCCTTGTTCGGCGCCCGCAGCATCAGCACGTCGATCCCTGCCTCTTTGTATTTCTCGAAGTCCCCGTCCAGCGTTACGAAGCGCATCCCAGCATGGAGCGCAAAGGCCGCCAGATACGCATCCATCCAGCGTTTTGGCGCGGCTTGCCCGACGCCGGCCATCCGCAACCAGTCCTCTTCCATTCCCTCCGGTTCGTTGCACCGCTCGACGAAAGCCAGCCGCTTCCACTGCTCCAGTTTCCTGACCGCCTCCTTGTTTTTCACCGGCGCGTAGCCTTCCGCGATCCTCTGCGTGAGCAGTCGGAGAAAGGACATCTCGCTCATCCGGCAAAAGCCCAGCGTGTCGCCGGCCAGCAGCGTTTGCAGCCAGCCGCGTGCGGCCTCGAGGGCGGGATGCACA from Pseudomonadota bacterium harbors:
- a CDS encoding PIN domain-containing protein, whose protein sequence is MRHLCDSNVFVALTVNVHPALEAARGWLQTLLAGDTLGFCRMSEMSFLRLLTQRIAEGYAPVKNKEAVRKLEQWKRLAFVERCNEPEGMEEDWLRMAGVGQAAPKRWMDAYLAAFALHAGMRFVTLDGDFEKYKEAGIDVLMLRAPNKEGA